The DNA window CCTTCGCCTTTCGCGGCCTTGTCTACGCGCAGATCTGGGAAGATCCGGCGGTCGATATGGAAGCGCTGGCGATCACGCCGGACTGCCATGTCGTGACGATCGCGTCGGGCGGGTGCAATGTGCTGTCCTACCTCACCGCCGACCCGGCACGCATTACGGCGGTCGACCTCAACACCGCGCATATCGCGCTCAACCGGCTGAAGCTGAAGGCGGCGCAGACGCTGCCCGATCATGCGAGCTTTCACCGCTTCTTCGCGCGGGCAGACGACAGGGCCAATATCGCCGCCTATCGCGAAGTCGTCGCGCCGCATCTGGATGAGGCGACGCGGCGTTACTGGGAGGGGCGCGACCTGATCGGGCGGCGACGGATCGGCGGGTTTGCGCGGGGCATCTACCGCCATGGGCTGCTTGGCCGGTTCATCGGCGCGGCGCATCTGCTGGCGCGGCTGCACGGGGTCGATCCCAAACGGATGCTGGAGGCGCGCAACCGCGAAGAGCAGCGCGCGATTTTCGAGACAGAGCTTGCACCGATCTTCGACAAGGGGTTCGTGCGGTGGCTGACGAGCCAGCCCGCTTCGCTTTTCGGTCTGGGTATCCCGCCCGCGCAGTTCGAGGCGCTGGCAGGCGACGCGCGGATGGATAGCGTGCTGAAGGCGCGGCTCCGGAAACTTGCCTGCGATTTCGACCTTACCGACAATTATTTCGCGGTGCAGGCCTTCGGGCGCAGTTATGACGGCGGTGAGGGTCCGTTGCCGCCCTATCTTCAGGCGGCGAACCATGACGCCGTGCGCGATAGGGCCGGGCGGGTCGATGTGCGGCATGTCAACTTCACCGACTTCCTCGGCAGCCAGCCTGCGGCGTCGTGCGACCGCTATGTCCTGCTCGACGCACAGGACTGGATGGACGACGATCAGCTGAACGCGCTCTGGGCGCAGATCACGCGGACGGCGCGGCCCGGCGCGCGGGTGCTGTTCCGCACGGCGGGGGAGCCGAGCATCTTACCCGGACGGGTGGCGGATGCGGTGCTCAACCGCTGGGCATATCGGGCCGACGCTTCGCTCGACTATAGCGCGCGCGACAGGTCGGCGATCTATGGCGGCGTTCATCTTTACGTGCTGAAGGGTGCGGAGTGAGCGATCACAAGGGGCTGATGGAGGGCGTCTATCGCACCCAGCGGCATTTCTATGACGTCACGCGCAAATATTATCTGCTGGGCCGCGACCGGCTGATCGCGGACCTGTGTCCGCCGCCGGGAGGGAGCGTGCTGGAGATCGGTTGCGGGACCGGGCGAAACCTGATTGCGGTGGGCAAGGCATGGCCGCAGGCGCGGCTTTACGGCGTCGATATCAGCGAGGCGATGCTGGAAACCGCGCGGGCATCGGTGGCGAAGGCGGGCATGAGCGGCCGCCTCCGGCTGGCGCAGGGCGATGCGTGCGATTTCGACGCGGAGACGCTTTTCGGGCGGAGTTGCTTCGACCGGGTGTTCATCAGCTACGCGCTGTCCATGATCCCGGACTGGCAGCGTGCGTTGGCGCAGGCGGCGCGCTGTGTGGCGCCGGGCGGGCGGCTGGAGATCGTCGATTTCGGACAACAGGATCGTCTGCCGCGCTGGTGGAAGCGATTGCTGCTGCGATGGCTGGCCGCATTTCATGTGATACCCCGACATAATCTCGGCCCGGTCGTGGCGGAGATTGCGCGGGAGACCGGCGGCCGCGCCCATGCCCGCGCCCTGTATCGCGGCTATGCGGTGCGGGCCGGTATCCGCTGCGGCGCGGAGGGATTTAGTCGTAGATGATCGAGATCAGAGCATAACGATTTGTGTTTCCCTGTCATGTGGTTAGGCTCCGCTCCGAGCCGGCAGATATGACGGCCTTCAGGGGAGGGAAGGGATGCAGTCTGTTGCGGCGGTCGTGGATCGGCAAAGTCCTGCGATTTTGGCATCCGTCGGATCATCGGGGGTCGAATTCGCCCTGCCTTCGTCGATACCGGGCGATGTCCGGGGCATCGAGCGTATCGAAGCGTCCGATTGTCCGACATTTACCGACGCGCTGATGCGCTTTGCCGCGCATCACGGCCTGACCCTGCGGGATTGCCGATTGTTCATGTCCGTGGCGGGCGCCGTCAATGGCTCTACGATCCGACCAACCAATGGGCGCTGGTTCATCTCCCTGTCCGGTCTGAGCGCGGTGACGGCGGGAGAGCCGATGATCGTCAACGATGTCGCGGCAATTGCCTGGGCAACGGCGGATCGGCCCAAGGGGATCGGGTTCGGATCGGCTGCCGATCTGCCCCGCTCGCAGGAAGGGCGTCATGCCATCGCGTCCGCATGGCGCGGAGGTCTGGGGGCCGCATGCGTCGACCGCAGCGAGGGTCATGTCCGCGTCATATCCAGCGAGGCGGGGCATACGCCCTTCGCGGTGCGCGACGAGGAAGACTGGCTGATGGCCAAGGCATGCGTCGCGCGTCATGGCGATGCGTCCTACGAACGGATATTGTTCGACCTGATGGACGGCGTGGTTTTGCACCGGCGGCTGGAAGGCGCGGCGCTCGTCGATGTTTTCACGACGCTGCTGGGGCGTTACGCTGCCGAAGTGGCGTTGACCTTCACGGCGTGGGACGGGCTGTATCTGTGGGGTTCGGTGTTCGAACAGATCGCGGGGGCGCATCAGGGCGAGCGTTTCCGCAAGGCGTTCGAAGGGCATGGCAAGCTCAAGCCGATGTTGCAGCAGACGCCGACGCAGTTATTCCAGCTCCGTAACGGGGCGCTGAACGGACTTTCGATCCTTTACACCCGGCTGATGGCTGGCGGCTGACCGCTCAGGCGGCGCGCCGTTCGGCCTTTTCCAGTTCCAGCCGGTCCCAGATTTCGACCAGCGCCGATACGAGGTCGCGCATCATCTCGTCGGTATGGGCGGGGCCGGGCGTGAAGCGCAGCCGTTCCGTGCCGCGAGGGACGGTGGGATAGTTGATGGGCTGCACATAGGCGCCATATTCGGCGAGCAGGATGTCGCTGATCCGCTTGGCCTTGACCGGATCGCCCACCATCAGCGGGACGATATGCGTGACGGACGGCATCACCGGCAGCCCGGCGTCGGCCATCAGAGCCTTGAGCCGCGCGGCGGACGCCTGCTGCCCTTCGCGTTCCTCGCTCGACTGCTTGAGGTGGCGCACGCTCGCCAGCACGCCCGCAACCAGCACGGGGGACAGGGAGGTGGTGAAGATGAAGCCCGGCGCATAGCTGCGGATCACGTCGATGATCATCTGGTCGGCGGCGATATAGCCGCCCATCACGCCGAACGCCTTGCCCAGCGTGCCTTCGATGATGGTGACGCGTCCGGCGACTTCGTCCCGTTCCGAAATGCCGCCGCCGCGCGGGCCATACATGCCGACGGCATGCACTTCGTCGAGATAGGTGAGGGCGTTATATTCGTCGGCAAGGTCGCAGATGGCGGCAATCGGCGCGATGTCGCCGTCCATCGAATAGACGCTTTCGAACGCGATCAGCTTGGGCGCTTCGGGATCTTCGGCGGCGAGCAGTTCGCGCAGATGATCGACGTCATTGTGGCGGAAGACGCGCTTTTCGCAGCCCGAATTGCGGATGCCCGCGATCATGCTGGCGTGGTTGAGTTCGTCGGAAAAGACGATGCAGCCGGGCAGCAGCTTCGCAAGGGTGGAGAGGGTCGCTTCGTTCGAGACATAGCCCGAGGTGAAGAGCAGCGCGCCTTCCTTGCCATGAAGGTCGGCGAGTTCCGATTCCAGATCGACATGATAATGGGTGTTGCCGCCGATGTTGCGGGTGCCGCCGGAACCGGCGCCGACATCGTGGAGCGCTTCTTCCATGGCGGCGACGACCTTGGGGTGCTGACCCATGGCGAGATAGTCGTTGGAGCACCAGACGGTGATCGGCTTCGGGCCGTTATGGCCGTGGAAGCAGCGGGCGTTGGGGAACGCGCCCTTGTTACGCAGGATGTCGATGAAGACGCGGTAGCGGCCCTCGCTGTGGAGCCGGTCGATCGCCTGAGAAAAGATATGCTTGTAGTTCACTACGCTCGTCTTCCCAATCGCTCGCGCGGCCTTTGTCCGCTGCTTCATCCTCTGCCCGGTTGCCGCGTTTACCTGCGCCGCGGCAGCTTTACCAGCGATAAACGTCCGGCAGATTACGGAGAATCCCTATCAGACTGATCGACGCCGCGCGCCATTGGACAAATGGCCCATGCGGTCACAGCGCCTCGATCCGCTGGATGCCGAAGGTTGCAAGAGCGGGGCGCAGGGCGTCGATGCTGTCGTCGAGGCGAGTGAAGACAGCGACGCCCGGCGGGGCTGCGTCAGGCCATGGCTGACCCTGCGTGAGGAAGGCGATCCGCCGCGCGATGCCGTCGCCGCCATGGACGAAGCCGACGGGGTGCGGCGCAGCGGCGGCGAGTTCGGCCTCCACCAGCGGAAAGTGCGTGCAGGCGAGGACGACCATGTCCATGCGGTCGCCGCCCTGCTGCCGGACAAGGCCCGCCAGCGCATCGCGCGCCACGGCGGGGTCGAGCGGCTCGCCCCGCAGTTTCGCTTCTGCAAGCTCGACCAGCGCCGCCGAGCCATGGCGCAGCACCGTGCAGTCCGCGCCATGTTCGGCGGCAAGCCGGTCGACATAGGGCTGGCGCACGGTCGCGTCGGTGCCGAGCACGCCGAACACGCGGCTTCTGGAGAGGAGCGCGGCAGGCTTGATCGCGGGGACCGTGCCCACGACCGGGATGTCGAGCGCGGCGCGCACGGCCGCGAGCGCAATGGTCGACGCCGTGTTGCAGGCGATGACGGCGAGGCGCGGGCGATAACGTTCGACGAGGCGGCCGAGGAGAGCGGGCACCCGCGCGGCGATTTCTGCCTCGCTCTTGGTGCCATAGGGGAAGCCGGCGCTGTCCGCCGCATAGACGATGGGCGCGGTGGGCAGCATGGCGCGGGCGGGGCCGAGGATCGACAGGCCGCCCACGCCGGAATCAAAGAAGAGGATAGGAGCATCTGGCGCGACCGTCATGCCGCTGATGTCGCGGCAGCGGGCTGGGGTGTCAATGCCCCGCAGCCGAGCGCGGGATTAGGCAAGATTTTACCCTTCGTCTTTACCTTTGCGATCCTGATCGAGGCATGCGGACGGATGGACAGGCAAGAGGGCAGGCAGCATTTCCCGGCGCTCGATGCGCTGCGGGGCATCGCGGCGATCGCGGTGGCGCTGTTCCACGTCCCGGCCTTTATCGGCGGGCAGTTGTTTCCCAGCGCCTATCTGGCGGTCGATCTCTTCTTCTGCATCAGCGGGGTCGTGCTGGTTCAGGCCTATGGCGACAGGCTGGCCGGAGGCGGCGAGCGGTGGCCGGTGCTGCGCGCGCGGAGCGTGCGGCTTTACCCGATGGCGCTGCTGGCGGGGCTTTGCAGCCTTGGCTTCCTGCTGACCCTGAGCGAGCATCGGGAAGCGGTCGTGCGGGGGGCGGGGGCGATGCCCTATCTGCTGAACCTGCTGCTCATTCCCTGTCCGCTGGACGGCAGCGTTACCGGCGACCTTTATCCGCTGAATTTCGTCGCATGGACCCTGCTCGCCGAAATGATCGTCAGCCTGTGCTTCATCCTGCGGCCGGGCTGGTTTCTGGAAGTGCGGCAGGCTGCGGCCGTCGCGCTGATTTCGCTTGTCGCCCTGATCCTGAGTGTCGGCATGGCGGGGCACCTTAACCTTGGCTTCAGCGCCGACCAGTTTCCCGCGGGAATGGCGCGGGCGGGCTTCTCCTTCGCATTGGGGGCGGGGATCGCGCAGGCGTGGCGCAGCGGCCGGTTGCGGCGGACAGATGTGTCGCCGCTGCTGCTCTGCTGCCTCGTCGTCGTCATGCTGTGCGCCGCGCCGCCAAGCGGATGGCGGGCGGCTTATGATCTGGCGGCGGTGATGGTCGCGATCCCGGCTATCGTGACGCTGGGCTGCGGGTCGAAGGTGGACGGACCGATGCGGTGGGCCGCGGACATGCTGGGAAGCGCATCCTATCCGGTCTATCTGTTGCAGGTGCCCTTTTCCGCCTTCGCCGCATCGCTGGTCGCGATGCTGGGGATCGGCAGCGGTTCGCTGGCGCTGGGGGCAATCTTTGCCGTGACGCTGACGGTGGCGGGATGGTGGGTCGACCGCCATATCGACCGGCCCGTGCGCCGATGGCTGACCGTGCAGCGCACCGGGGCGGCACCCGTCATCGCCTGATCGGTCAATCTCGCCTTGCCACGGACGGCGGGCCGCTTATGGTCGCGCCAACTCCAAATGGCGGATTCCATGACCCCTCCCTGGCTACTCCCCGCGCTCGTGCTGATCCTAGGCTATCTGCTGGGTTCCATTCCGTTCGGCATCCTCCTGACGCGCATCGGCGGGGCGGGGGATCTGCGGCAGATCGGATCGGGCAATATCGGCGCGACCAATGTTCTGCGCACCGGGCGCAAGGGGCTGGCGGCGGCGACACTGCTGCTCGATCTGCTGAAGGGCGCAGCGGCGGTTCTGATTGGCGCATGGCTGATCGACGGAGGCGGCCCGATGGCGGGCGCGATGGCGTTTATCGGCCATTGTTACCCGGTCTGGCTGCGCTTTGCGGGCGGCAAGGGCGTGGCGACGATGATGGGCGTGGTAAGCGCGCTGCACTGGCCCGCCGGGATCGTCTTTGCGGCGGTGTGGCTCGGCATGCTGTTCGGCACGCGCTGGTCTTCGGTCGGCGGCATGTCGGCGGCGGTCAGCGCGCCCATCGCCATGTGGGCGTTCGGGCGGATCGACCTCGTTCCCGTCAGCCTCGCCATGGCGCTGATCCTGCTGTGGCGCCATCGGGAAAATATCGCGCGGCTGGCGAAGGGCGCGGAACCCAAGATCGGGTCCGGCAAGGGGTGAGCGAGAACGAACGGTTCGACCGCCTCCGCCTCATCCGCTCGCCCCGCATCGGGCCGGTCAGTTACCGGCAGTTGCTGGTGCGGTTCGGGTCGGCCGGAGAAGCGCTGCGCGCCATCCCGACGCTGGCGGAGCGGGGCGGCGGGCGTGCCAGCGTCGCCGATGAGGGTGCCGTGGAGCGGGAGATTGCCGCCAGCCGGGCGCTGGGCGCGCGTTACCTGTTGATGGGCGATGCCGATTACCCCGCGTTGCTCGATCAGATGGAGGGCGCGCCGCCTGCGCTGATCGTGAAAGGCGATGCGCGGCTGACGGCGCGGCCCTGCGTCGCGATGGTGGGCGCGCGCAATGCGTCGGCGGCGGCGTGCCGCTTTGCGCGGACGCTGGCGCAGGATCTGGGGCAGCGCGACGCGGTGGTCGTGTCCGGCCTTGCGCGCGGGATCGACACCGAAGCGCATCGCGGCTCCATCGACAGCGGCACCATCGGCGTCATCGCCTGCGGCATGGATGTGGTCTTTCCGCCTGAAAATGCGGCGTTGCAGGCGGATGTGGCGGAACGTGGCCTGCTGGTGACGGAGCATCCGCCGGGCGTTCAGCCGCTGGCGCGGCATTTCCCGGCGCGCAACCGCATCATCGCGGGGCTGGCGCTGGGAACGGTCGTGGTCGAGGCTGCGCCCAAATCCGGGTCGCTCATCACCGCGCGTCTGGCGGGCGAAGCGGGGCGCGAGGTGATGGCGGTGCCCGGATCGCCGCTCGATCCGCGAGCGCAGGGATGTAACGAACTGATCCGGCAGGGCGCCATCCTCGTCCAGAACGCCGCCGACGTGATGGAAGCGGTCGGCGGCTTCGATCCGCGCATGGTGCGGCAGGAAAGCTTCTCATTTCTGGGCGAGCCGGTGTCGAGCGATGTAGCGGAGGCCGAGCGCGCGACGGTGATGGGCCTGCTGGGCCATGCGGCGGTGCCGGTGGACGAAGTGGTCCGCCTGTCGGGTCTGTCCCCCGCCATCGTCCAGACCGTGCTGCTCGAACTGGAACTGGGCGGGCGGCTGGAGCGCCATGCGGGGGGGCGGGTGAGCATCATATGATCCGGTTCGCGCCGTCGATGCGCGCGCTTGCCGTATGCCTTGCCTTTCTGGCGGGTTATGTCGATGCGCTTGGCTTCCTCTCGACATCCGGTTTCTTCGTGTCTTTCATGAGCGGTAATTCCACGCGACTGGCGGTCGGCCTTACCGGCGCGCACGCAGAAGCGATGGCTGCCGGGACGCTGATCCTCTGTTTCGTCGCCGGAGTCGTTCTCGGCGCGGTCGCGGGCGCTCATGCGGGACGCCGGCACAGTGTGGCCGTGTTGTTACTCGTATCGCTGCTGCTGGCAGGCGCCGCAATGGCGAGCGGCTGGCCTGGCTTATGGACGCCCGGGCTTCTGGCGCTGGCCATGGGTGCGGAGAATGCGGTGTTTGAGCGGGAAGGAGAAGCCCCGCTGGGTGTCACCTACATGACGGGCAGTCTGGTGCGGGTCGGATTTGGACTTTCCGGCCTTTTGACCGGGCGGCGTCACCCCGGATGGACCGGCTTTGCGCTCCTGTGGACAGGGCTGGTGGCCGGAGCCTTGGCAGGGGCGACGCTGTTCCCCATGTTGAAGCAGGACGCGATGGCGCTGGCGAGCGTCGCAGCCTTTGCGCTGGCGGGCTGGGCGTGGACGGCGGGGTTGCGGATATCGGCCTAGGCGCTTGACGCGCGCCCTCAATTCTTTCCACCCTCGCGCGCATACGTGAGGAAACTACATACCGGGGCATAAATGCAGCTTGTCATCGTCGAATCGCCCGCAAAGGCGAAGACCATCGAGAAATATCTGGGCGGCGATTTCCATGTCCTCGCCAGCTATGGCCATATCCGCGACCTGCCGCCCAAGGACGGATCGGTGGACCCGGACAACGGCTTTGCGATGTCGTGGGAAAATTATGGCGACAAGGGCAAGCAGCTCAAGGCCATTACCGACGAGGCGAAGAAAGCCGACCGTCTGATCCTGGCCACCGACCCTGACCGTGAGGGCGAGGCGATTAGCTGGCATGTGCAGGAAGTGCTGCGCGCCAAGAAGGCGCTGCCGCAGAAGGTCGACCGCGTGACCTTCAACGCGATCACCAAGCAGGCCGTGACCGAAGCGATGGCGCATCCCCGTGCGCTGGACGAGGATCTGATCGACGCCTACCGTGCGCGCCGGGCGCTCGACTATCTCGTCGGCTTTACGCTTTCTCCCGTGCTGTGGCGCAAGCTGCCGGGGGCCAAATCGGCGGGGCGCGTGCAGTCGGTCGCGCTGCGGCTGGTAGTGGAGCGCGAGCGCGAGATCGAAAGCTTCACGCCCCAGGAATATTGGTCCGTCGCCGCCGAGATGGAGCAGGGCGGGCAGGCTTTCACCGCGCGCCTTGTCCGCTGGAAGGGTGAGAAGATCGAGCGGCTGACCATCGGCCGCGAAGGCGACGCCATGGCGGCCAAGGCCGATGTGGAGGCCGGGCGCTTCACCGTCGACAGTGTGGAAACCAAGCCGCTCACGCGCAATCCGCCGCCGCCCTTCACGACATCTACCTTGCAGCAGGAAGCCGCGCGCAAGCTCGGCTTTTCCGCCAGCCACACGATGCGGATCGCCCAGCAGCTCTACGAGGACGGGGCGATCACCTATATGCGGACCGACGGCGTGCAGATGGACGGCAGCGCCATTTCCGCCGCGCGCAGAGCGATCGCGGATCGCTATGACGGCGGGTATCTGCCCGAAAAGCCGCGTCAGTATCAGACCAAGGCGAAGAATGCGCAGGAGGCGCATGAAGCCATTCGTCCGACCGAATTCGGCCGCGACAAGGTGGGTTCGGGCGATCATGCGCGCCTCTACGATCTCATCTTCAAGCGCGCGCTGGCGAGCCAGATGGCGAGCGCGCGGCTGGAGCGCACGACCGTCGATCTGGTGGATGGCACCGGGAGCCACGCCCTGCGCGCCACGGGTCAGGTGGTGATCTTCCCCGGCTTCCTCGCGCTCTACGAAGAGGGGCGGGACGACAGCGACGATGACGACAGCAAGCTGTTGCCGCGCATGGGAGAGGGCGATGCGCCCGCCAAGAAGAAGGTGAGCGCCGAGCAGCATTTCACCCAGCCGCCGCCGCGCTATTCCGAAGCGTCGCTGGTCAAGAAGCTGGAGGAACTGGGGATCGGGCGTCCGTCCACCTATGCCTCCACGCTCCAAGTGCTGAAGGATCGGGACTATGTGCGGATCGAGAAGAACCGTTTCTTCGCCGAGGAGAGCGGCCGGCTGGTGACGGCGTTCCTCGAACGCTTTTTCGAGCGCTATGTGAGCTACGACTTCACGGCCGGGCTTGAAGACGAGCTGGACGAGATCAGCGGCGGGCGGGCGCAGTGGCAGGCGGTGCTCGAAGCTTTCTGGCGCGACTTCAAACCCAAGACCGCCGAGGTGATGGAGCAGAAGCCGTCCGACATCACGGCGGCGCTCGATCAGTTTCTGGAGCCGATGCTGTTTCCGCCCAAGGCCGACGGGTCCAACCCGCGCGCCTGCCCGCTGTGCGGGGACGGGCAATTGTCGCTGCGTGGCGGCCGGTTCGGCGCGTTCATCGCCTGCTCCAACTATCCGGAGTGCAAATATACGCGCAAGTTCGGGCAGCCGGGCGGGCAGGACGGCGAGGATAAGGGGCCGGAGGTGCTGGGCCAGCATCCCGAAACCGGGCAGGATATCGTCAGGAAATCCGGCCGTTTCGGACCCTATATCGAGATGGGCGAGGGCAAGGAAGCCAAGCGCGGGTCCATCCCCAAGGATCTGCCCGATGGCGAACTGACGCTCGATTGGGCGGTGAAGCTGCTGAGCCTGCCGCGCGAAGTCGGGCTGCATCCGGAAACGGGCAAGCCCATCGTCGCCAATATCGGACGGTTCGGGCCTTATCTGCTGCATGACGGCAAATATGGGCGGCTTTCGTCGACGGCCGAGATTTTCGAGGTCGGCATGAACAGCGCCGTCGCCAAGCTCGCCGACGCGGCGAACAAGGGCGGGCGGGGTTCCTCCTCGCGCGAACCGCTCAAGGTGCTGGGCAAGCATCCGCGCACCGAGACGGAGATCAAGCTGATGGCGGGGCGCTATGGTCCTTACGTCACAGACGGCACGACCAACGCGACGCTGCCCAAGACGATCGAGCAGGAAGCATTGACACTGGAGGAAGCGGCGCAACTGATCGACGCGCGGGCGGCGGCGGCTCCGGCGAAGAAGGGCAAGAAAGCGCCGGCGAAAAAAGCCGCGCCCAAGAAGGCGGCCACGAAGAAACCCGCAGCGAAGAAGAAGGCGGCGGCGGAGTAGCCGTCGCCTTCCGCGCCTCAGTCCACCCAGTCGAGGCCGATGTCGCGATAGATGAAGCGGTCGTCCTCCCAGTCTTCCTTCACCTTGACGTGGAGGTAGAGGTGGACCTTGACGCCCAGTAGCTGCGCGAGTTCGGCGCGTGCCTTCGATCCGATTTCCTTGAGGCGCTGACCGCCCTTGCCCAGAACGATGGCGCGCTGGGTGGGGCGGGCGACGAGGATCTGCTGGTGGATTTCGACCGATCCGTCCTCGCGCTCCTTATATTGTTCGGTATCGACGGCGGCGGCGTAGGGCAGTTCCGCATGAAGCTGGTGATAGAGCTGTTCGCGCGTGATCTCCGCCGCCAGCATCCGGTCGGTCGCGTCGGACACCTGATCTTCGGGGAAATGCCATGGCCCCTCCGGCATGGCGTCGGCGAAGGCGATCTTCAGTTCCGCAAGGCCGTCTCCGGTCTGCGCCGAGATGAAGAAAGTCTCCTCGAACCCGACCCGCTCATAGAGCTTCTGCGTGTGGACGAGCAGCTTTTCCTTGATGGCGATGTCCACCTTGTTGAGCACCAGCCATTTGCGTTCGGGGCGGTGGACGAGCGCCTCGATAATCGGCTCCATC is part of the Sphingobium amiense genome and encodes:
- the era gene encoding GTPase Era yields the protein MASEIESQRCGVVAIVGAPNAGKSTLVNALVGQKVAITSPKAQTTRTRVMGVAMEGDTQIVLVDTPGIFAPRRRLDRAMVQAAWGGAQGADLIALIVDGKAGLGPKMEPIIEALVHRPERKWLVLNKVDIAIKEKLLVHTQKLYERVGFEETFFISAQTGDGLAELKIAFADAMPEGPWHFPEDQVSDATDRMLAAEITREQLYHQLHAELPYAAAVDTEQYKEREDGSVEIHQQILVARPTQRAIVLGKGGQRLKEIGSKARAELAQLLGVKVHLYLHVKVKEDWEDDRFIYRDIGLDWVD